A window of Symphalangus syndactylus isolate Jambi chromosome X, NHGRI_mSymSyn1-v2.1_pri, whole genome shotgun sequence genomic DNA:
TTGAAGGTCATTGATGATTTTCCTCTCCAAAATTCAGTGGTCTACCTCCCTCCTGtccttttgaaaaattttatattgtttaCCAAAACTCCTCGACAAGTTCTCCTGCCTTATTTCCTACTATGTAGACTCTCTCTTCACCTACCTGcctgtttttctcttctcattaTCTAATCATACGAATTCCATGGTTCCTTAAAATGTTCTTAAACCTGTCTTTCATTGCTGTCTATTTGTTCAAGTATTCAATTCCAGTTTCAACTATAACTTCTATGCTGACTATTCTCAAATCTGTCTCCGTCTTCTCATCTGAACTACAGTCCCAAATCTCCAGGTTCAGTTAGCATTTTTACTTGTATGCCCCCCACAACACCACAAACTGGACATGACTGAAACCAAACTCCTCTGCTTCCCCTCCGCCTTTCCTGTCGAATGGCTTCAAGATTCTCTGCTTCAATAAGTCTCCAACCTGGAAGATTGAGTCATCTTTAATTAAAGACTCTTTTTATCTGAGAACCAGGCACCAAATCAAGCACATTTTTTTCCCTAGAAACGAGGATCAGGTGAAAGGGAAAAGACCTTGAAGCTAACCATATCcatgtttaaatttattcatgTTTAAAGTTATTTACCGTAACTTTGCATGAACTtggatatattatataacatCTCTGAGCTTCAATGTTGTCacatgaaaaagacagaaaatacataCTATGAAGTTGCTGTGGtaatttaatgagataatacaCTTAAAATGTTTGGCATATAGTAGAACTCAAAAATGTTAGTTGCTTCTCAGACGCGATTTGTCTATCTGTTCCATTCTCCGAGTTCCCACTGCTAAACTACTACACTCTGTTCAAGTCCCTCAGTCCCATGTACTTGAAATATCAAAAACAAAGCCCCCATTTTTCGACCCCACTTCCCTGCATTCTACTTTCTCCAAAGGGACCCACGTCCCTCATTAATGTCATATGACTCCTTCATTCTAAGTTTGCCACTGTTTTACCATATTAACTTGATAGTTCACTGACTGTCCTTAAGGTTCCTAAAAGTTCCCTTTTACTTTCCCATGACCCAAACCATCCTTCTCCATTTCCCCTTTCTCCTTAACCTGAATTTTTTGTCCTAGTCCTCCAGGCTGCCCTGATTTCTTCCCAAAGGCCacattggttttggtttttttccctGAAACTTTAACATCCTTATATCTCTAATTTCATACCTCCTATAGTATCAGATCAAACCCACTCCCCTTATAGGTCTTTGCCTCAACTCTCCAGCCTCTCCAACCTCCCTTCAGCCCTTCTTGCCTGCAAGCATTATTAACACCTAATAGCATTCTAATTTGTGTTTGTTGGGCTAATTGTCTTAGTCTggtcaggctgctataacaaaacaccataaactGGATGGCCtgtaaacaacaggaatttatttctcacagctctggagtctgggaagtccaaaatcaagttaCCAGCAGActtggtgtctggtaagggcccaCTTCCCGGTTCACAGATGGCCACCttttcactgtaacctcacatCGCAAAAAAGGCATGGGGTTTCTCTCAGGCCTGTTTTATAAGGGCaagctaatcccattcatgagagctgTACTCTCATGACTgagttacctcccaaaggccccatctcctaccACCATCACctttggggttaggatttcaacataggaactTCGGGGgaacaaaaacattcaaaccacattTCATGTTCTACATCAATGCTTACAAGCACTTGGGTTTCATATACCAATAACATTTCAAAGCCTAATTAAGGCTACTGGCCATTAGATTTACATTCTTTCTTGCCCTAGGAAagacctttaaaaataatttgaaatccttatttcattttaaaagtatattttacaaaAGACAGTAGGGCATAACGTTAGAATAAAAAAAGTTTACATTGAATGAATTTAGATTTCGGTTAAAAAATGCTAttaaccttgtttttttttttttttttttttccattttgatatGGACAAGAGGAAAATATCAGGAAAATCCTTGGACAGGGAATCTCCATGACTGTCTCTCTATACCTACTGTTTCTGTAACAGGGATAACTGATACTTGGAGAGTTCCTACTATGAACCAGTTAgtaaaactctgtgtgtgtgtgtgtgtgtgtgtgtgtgtgtgtgtgtgtgtgtgtgtgtgtgtctgtgtgtgtgtatgagacagGTACTAGTATGCCATTCTACAGACAGCAAAACTAAGACAAAATTTTCTCATGACTCACAGTGAATGAATGGTGAAAGTGATACTTGGACCCAGTTATTTAAGGTCCAGTGTTCTTGATTGCTAACTACACCAAGCTGCTGCTACTTCTTTAGACTCTGTGGCATGAGTATGATTCCGTACACAAAATAAACATACCAATATGTACAATGATAATGGCAATGTTTGCCATAATATAGCACATCTATTGAACAGAATAATGGCCAGATATATATCAGCCCAAGGAAACTAATTCTATAAAGAGCATTTATAAATTGTAAAGTGCTGTACAGATGCAAAACCAACTGTAATTATTATCATCAACAATGCTAACTGGAATTCCGTAAGCCAAGTTTGCCTTAGACCATCACAGtagatttattaaataaaacactATCAATATCATTTCTAAGGGGAGTCCCATATATGAGACTATTTTAGGCCAACAACATTAACTCATCTTTAAGAGAGTTTTGTAGAAATCGGAGTGATTGCAAATTAGCCCAATTCACTGCCTGCAGTATTTCACTCTCTTACTGTTGCCTCTAAGATTATAGGCACTGCCCTAAGCAAAATGGTAGAAACCATCTTAAACACACTCTTGTCTTTCCTTACATTACCCTTTTTATCTTACCTTGGGGTAAACTTTACATATGCCCTGTACCAGAAATTCAATTCTTTCCATCTTTCCCACTCTCTGCCCTAAAAGAATCTTTTAGCCAGCTGCTCCACTGGAAAGCATCTAACTGACAAACTCacatttctgtgttttgtttttccaggACCATGCTAATAACATACCAAGCCATGAGCCATAGGGATACATATTTAGGGGGAATATTTCAGATACAGTGAATAAGGCCATTGTAGAGATATTTAGAGCAAAGAACATCACACTGGTGGCCCTTAATTTAGctgacaaatattttttccaactgATAAGGGCAATCATAAATGGTAATGAATCATCCTGAAAGCACAATCCCTCTCAGTATCTTCAATACCCTCAAGTCTTCTACCAGTTCTGTGTCATCACAGTAATACACCACAATGAGTTCTACCTTCAAGTGCACTGCTCTCTACCCAGATTTTACAACTACCCCTCTCCCAACAATATGACTTTTCTTCACTTCACTTTCATGGCTTCTTCTATTTTTCCGTATCACCcacataaaataagaatagaagcAAGTCACTTCGTAGTAAAGGAGTAATGTCCTGTACTATTTTCCTGACTGGCCACAAGTCAACAAATGGTTCTAAATTTTTACTCTCAATAATTTGCTGACTACCTTCAGTCAATTCCAGAAAGAATTTGGAACCTGAATTTCACTATCTGTAATAAGGGAGAACAAAATGACCTCTGATGTACCCAACACCTGTAGAATTCTACAGTTCTGtgatattaaatattattcaaaGTAAAGATGAAGGCATAAAGACAGAGAAACATAATACATCCTTCGAGAGGTAAAAGCTGCATGTAACTaaacaaatttccttttaaaatagttaataaaCTAGAAGACATTGAGAATGCCTTAAAATTCCTAGTACAATTCATGGAGAAGTATGGAGGAGTTGTAAAGTGACTTGATCAGAATATATCTGGTTGAACaaccagatgaaaaaaaaaaaaaattggttaggTAATTTGTATTTATCCAGACCAGTGGTTTCCAAAATAGATTCCAAAGAACACTACTAAttgtaaaaaacaataataaagattGCATTTAAATGCAAACTGACCCCTTGAGGGTTGTCTGGACTTAGTGACTCATTCCATAAAATAGAGTATGGAAAgggagaaataataattttacagtGTAGAAAACCTGAATAACACAAATTATCCAAGGGACCGAGGTTGACATTACCAATGATGGGTCACGTTGACATCAGGTACCTATCTCCCCAATGTGATGTGATGAGACAGGCTCTTCATCTCTGTGATATTTTCTTCCAAAAGCTCATAACCCCAGTCTAATGAAGAGCAGTTACATCAAGCATACCTTTttgaaggacattctacaaaattcctgaTCATTACTCATCAAAACTGGAaagattatgaaaaataataaaaaactgagAAATTCTCACAAACTGTACATAATTAAATGCAGTATGGTGTCTTGGAGTGGATCTTGAAACCAAAAAAATACACTAATGGAAAACTGGTAGCATAAAGTTTGAAATTTAGCTAATGGTAACACACCAATAGTGTTttcctatatttgaaaaatgtatcATGATAATGAGGTATGATAAGATTAGAGGAAACTGAAACTGGCTGAGGCTATACAGGAACCTCTCTACACTACTTCCGTAACTGTTCTGCaaatctgaaagtattccaaataAAAAGCTTATTTAAATAATTGATGAAGATATCCATTAGCAAATTCGTTTGGGGAACTCTGGAACAAACAACTGATTTTTCTCAATGTCTGTAATTATCATAGCTCCTAAAATATCCAATAAGCATTGTGATTTTAACAGAGAGAATATAGGGTGCTGCGTTTCCCAAACATATTTGATCAGAaacctttttatttcttcaaatagcaTCTTTTACAAAAAGTACTGACACAGAGAAGTTTTCTCCCAAGGTGTCACAGACTTCTGTCCTATACTAGACCATGATGAAATTTTAATCAGTGACTGACTGAAGAGAcaaagatgctatgaacattaaATTGGCAGAAGACTTGAAACTAGAGGCTAATATGATGGATGAGAGAAtaatcattaaaattatatttaataggcTACATCAATTGACCAAACTTAATAAGATGCCTATAAAAGGATACATATATAGTCTTCATTTAggtaagcaaattaaaaaaaaaaaatcagctgagtaaGTAAAAGAAGCAAGAACTTAAATGCCCGTCATGTTACTGTGAGCAGCTTTGTGTCTCAGGACTTCTTAGGTCAAATTCGTAGAATTGTCATGCTCAGTAAAGATGCCCTAATAGTAGGAGTAATGCCATTTCTGCAGATTGTTTgcttgtcttttcttttgttttttagtacTGCGTGCTACACTGTAAATGGTCCCCAAAGGAGAGGCAATAGGATGATGTGTGTCTTGGAAACCATGTCATAGCAAGAAACATTGAAGAAACTGGAAATGTTGCCCTGATGCACAGAAACCTTTgacagaggccaggcgcggtggttcacacctgaaatcccagcactttgggaggccaaggcaggtgggtcacctgaggtcaggagttcgagaccagcctggccagcatggtgaaaccccgtctctactaaaaatacaaaaaattagccgggcgtggtggcagacacctgtaatcccagctacttgggaggctgaggcaggagaatcacttgaacctgggaggccaaggttgcagcaagccaagatcgtgctattgcactccagcctggccaacaagagtgaaactccatctcaaaaaaaaaaaaaaaaaaagaaagaaaaaaaaagaaaactttgacaGATCCTTAAGTACACAAGGATACAGGAGAATCAAGCCTATTCTGTATAACTTCAGAACTCAGAAGGACTTAAGGACACAGGAAACCGCACGTTTTGGTTCAAAAAAACTTTTGTAACCATTAAACAGCCCCATAATGGAATAGATATTCTTGAAATGAAGTGAGCTCCCTGCCTCTGGGAGTGTCTAAATGGAAGCTGGATATCCCTCTGTCCAGACTGCTGCTAGAATGTCTTCTACGTGTACCTAATAAATGAGTTCTACACAGCCTTCCAGTGCTAAGGTCTCAGAAGCAATCAAACcacagggaaggaaaaaagaatgaagaggcaCTGAGAAAAGTGACAAACCACTAAAAACAGCCCCTAAAGTACCTTAGGCACCGCTTTACCTCTCTTCTAACCATCATCCCTGTAATAATATCTGGAAACTGCCTAAACAAGTGTTGACATTTAGTTGATGAATTAAGGCAAAACGCTGTCCTAGAGTGTGCACCTAAGAGATTTCTGATTAGTAGAATTTAAGTTACACTAGAGGACAGGGAATGATGAATTTATCCTGACAAAGTACTGTATTCACTCCAAAAGAaatttaccaaaataaataaacacacgaatatataaataaatagtttttctttaaatgcattatttttttctcttagggAAATAACTGGCTTATATAAGGGACAATGGGTATATGGTGTGTATGTTTAAGGTGTGCTTCAAGGTTGCTCTCAAGCGGAGCCAGAACTATCACGAGAAGAGTGAAAGGGGCACCCAGGACACAGAAGTTAAGGAGGCAGTTACTCAGGGTACTGTAAGTGCTGGCAGGGTCAGCCAGTGAGAGTGAGTGCCTCTTTAAATTTGCGTcacagttggccgggcgcggcggcttaagcctgtaatcccagcactttgggaggccgaggcaggcggatcacgaggtcaggagatcgagaccatcctggctaacacggtgaaaccctgtctccactaaaaatacaaaaaattagccgggcgtgccaggcgtggtggctcacacttgtaatcccagcactttgggaggcggaggcgggcggatcacgaggtcaggagatgaaaccccgtctctactaaaaatacaaaaaattagccgggcgtggtggcgggcgcctgtagtcccagctactcggagaggctgaggcaggagaatggcgtgaacccgggaggcggagcttgcagtgagccgagatcgcgccactgcactccagcctgggcgacagagtgagacaccgtctcaaaaaaaaaaaaaaaaaaaaaaaaaacaattagccgggcgtggtggcgggcgcctgtagtcccagctacttgggaggctgaggcaggagaatggcgcgaacccgggaggcggagcttgcagtgagccgagatcgcgccactgtactccagcctgggggacagagcaagactccgactcaaaaaaataaataaataaataaataaatttgcgtCACAGACGCCTGCTTACCTCACCCCAGTCCAAGCCCTGTGATTGGTCAGGCCATCAAAGCCTCGCCCCTACACGACATGGACTTCAACATCAAACACTGGTTTCTGGGGCAACTGCTGTGTAGCTATGTGACTAGCACCCGGAAATAATTGCCACCGCCATCTTTTGGTGCAGAAGGTGACGGGAAAGAGGCCGCAGACCTGAACTGCCAACCATATGTAGGCGAGAAGCCGGAGCCGATACTCCCACTATCCCACAATGTCCCACTGGGCCCCAGAGTGGAAGAGGGCGGAGGCTAATCCAAGAGACCTTGGGGCCAGGTGGGATGCCAGGGGCAGCAGAGGCAGTGGCTGGAGTGGCCCCTTCGGCCATCAGGGACCGAGAGCAGCAGGCTCCCGTGAACCACCACTCTgctttaaaataaagaacaatatGGTTGGTGCGGTCCTTGGTCACAGtggatcaaaaataaaatatctacaaCATTCGACAAACACTAAAATACAGATCATAAAAGGGGAATCTGAAGCAAAAGTCAGAATTTTTGGCAATAGGGAAATGAAAGCAAAGGCCAAAGCGGCTATAGAAACACTTACTAGAAAACAAGAAAGCTACAACTCAGAATCCAGTGTGGATAATGCTGCATCCCAATCCCCTATTGGAAGAAATCTAGGCAGAAATGACGTTGTTGGAGAAGCTCAGCCATTGTCAAATTTGGATCGCATTAGGGCAGCAGTCGTGGAGTACGAAAAGAGAAAATGGGCAGATCTACCACCAGTTAAGAAAAACTTTTACATAGAATCCAAAGCAACAAGCTGCATGTCTGAAATGCAGGTGATTAACTGGAGAAAGGAAAATTTCAACATAATGTGTGATGACTTGAAAAGTGGTGAAAAGCGTCTCATCCCAAAACCAACTTGTAGGTTTAAAGACGCTTTTCAGCAATACCCTGATCTTCTGTAAAGATCACAAGGGTAGGGATTGTAAAGCCAACGCCAATTCAGTCACAGGCGTGGCCAATTATTCTACAAGGAATAGATCTTATAGAAGTTGCACAAACCGGAACAGGGAAAACACTGTCCTATTTAATGCCTGGGTTTATTCATCTTGATTCTCAACCAATATCTAGAGACCAAAGGAATGGGCCTGGGATGCTAGTCCTTACACCCACTAGAGAGTTGGCTCTTCAGGTGGAAGCTGAATGTTCAAAGTATTCATATAAAGGTCTCAAAAGCATTTGCATATATGGTGGTAGAAATAGAATTGGACAAATAGAAGATATTGGCAAAGGTATAGATATCATTACTGCAACTCCTGGGAGGCTGAATGACCTACAAATGAATAACTCTGTCAACCTAAGAAGCATTAGCTACTTGGTTATAGATGAGGCAGATAAAATGCTGGATATGGAATTTGAACCCCAGATAATGAAGATTTTATTAGATGTGCGCCCAGACCGACAGACTGTTATGACAAGTGCAACTTGGCCAGATACTGTACGTCAACTAGCACTTTCTTATTTGAAAGATCCTATGATTGTTTATGTTGGTAATCTGAATCTAGTTGCTGTAAATACAGTGAAGCAAAATATAATTGTtaccacagaaaaagaaaaacgagCTCTCACCCAAGAATTCGTAGACAACATGGTACCCAATGACAAAGTCATCATGTTTGTCAGCCAAAAACATGTTGCTGATGACTTGTCAAGCGACTTCAATATCCAAGGCATATCTGTAGAATCATCACATGGCAACAGTGAACAGAGTGATCAAGAGCGAGCATTAGAGGACTTTAAAAGTGGAAACATAAAGATACTGACTGCAACTGATTTAGTATCCCGAGGTCTTGATCTTAATGATGTCACACAGGTATATAATTACGATTTCCCAAGGAATattgaagtatatatacacagagtaGGGTACATTGGATGGGCAGGAAAGACTGGCACGTCAGTTACCCTCATCACTCAGATTCGAAAATGGCCGGTGAATTGATTAAAATTCTGGACAGAGCAAATCAGAGTGTTCCGGAAGATCTTGTAGTAATAGCTGAGCAATACAAGTTAAATCAACAAAAGAGGGACACAGAAACACGATCAAGAAAACCTCGACAAAGACGCAAGGAGTTTTATTGTTAAGTTGAAAAGTTGTACCAGGCTACTGGAAGATTCCAGGCATGTTAAAGATATACAGTATTGAATATATATAAGGAAGTATTGGAAACATACTAGCCATTTGAAGACACAACTAATTCTTAAATAATACTGCTAAACTTTCAATACTGTGTATgttccttaattttaaaaaactctcaaaaatgagagagtgagagactgtgtgaagaaaaagtaaatgtcATGTGTTGGTTAAAGtttaatttctcttaaaaatacttttattttaggtttgggggtatatgtgaaggtttgttaaataaacacgtgtcat
This region includes:
- the DDX53 gene encoding LOW QUALITY PROTEIN: DEAD box protein 53 (The sequence of the model RefSeq protein was modified relative to this genomic sequence to represent the inferred CDS: inserted 1 base in 1 codon; deleted 2 bases in 2 codons), which codes for MSHWAPEWKRAEANPRDLGARWDARGSRGSGWSGPFGHQGPRAAGSREPPLCFKIKNNMVGAVLGHSGSKIKYLQHSTNTKIQIIKGESEAKVRIFGNREMKAKAKAAIETLTRKQESYNSESSVDNAASQSPIGRNLGRNDVVGEAQPLSNLDRIRAAVVEYEKRKWADLPPVKKNFYIESKATSCMSEMQVINWRKENFNIMCDDLKSGEKRLIPKPTCRFKDAFQQYPDLLXKITRVGIVKPTPIQSQAWPIILQGIDLIEVAQTGTGKTLSYLMPGFIHLDSQPISRDQRNGPGMLVLTPTRELALQVEAECSKYSYKGLKSICIYGGRNRIGQIEDIGKGIDIITATPGRLNDLQMNNSVNLRSISYLVIDEADKMLDMEFEPQIMKILLDVRPDRQTVMTSATWPDTVRQLALSYLKDPMIVYVGNLNLVAVNTVKQNIIVTTEKEKRALTQEFVDNMVPNDKVIMFVSQKHVADDLSSDFNIQGISVESSHGNSEQSDQERALEDFKSGNIKILTATDLVSRGLDLNDVTQVYNYDFPRNIEVYIHRVGTLDGQERLHVSYPHHSDSKMAGELIKILDRANQSVPEDLVVIAEQYKLNQQKRDTETRSRKPRQRRKEFYC